Proteins from one Phoenix dactylifera cultivar Barhee BC4 unplaced genomic scaffold, palm_55x_up_171113_PBpolish2nd_filt_p 001072F, whole genome shotgun sequence genomic window:
- the LOC103702884 gene encoding general transcription factor IIH subunit 2: MSGSVAVHRGGLGFPAMRGGGGGEEGRKPGEDEEDEEEEEENGGRGMDAWERAYADERSWEALQEDESGLLRPIDNKTVAHAQYRRRLLFRSSAASRIQKGLIRYLYVVIDLSRAASETDFRPSRMVVIAKCVEAFIREFFDQNPLSHIGIVTIKDGVAQRLTDLGGSPDSQIKSLLGKLECSGDASVQNALELVHGYLSQIPSYGHREVLILYSALNTCDPGDIMETIQECKKAKIRCSVIGLSADIYICKHLCEETGGSYTVALHESHFKELLLEHAPPPPAIAEYAASNLIKMGFPQRGAEGVISICSCHKEAKIGGGYTCPRCKARVCELPTECRICGLTLVSSPHLARSYHHLFPVTPFNEVSSMIPSKLGQMLPQTCYGCQQSLVSHGSKSNPHVSCPKCNQHFCLDCDIYIHESLHNCPGCESQRGLTT; encoded by the exons ATGAGCGGCAGCGTCGCAGTCCACCGCGGCGGCCTCGGTTTTCCGGCGatgcgaggaggaggaggaggagaagaggggaggaaGCCAGGCGAAGACGAAGAAgacgaggaagaggaggaggagaatggTGGGCGGGGGATGGACGCGTGGGAGCGGGCCTACGCCGACGAGCGCTCGTGGGAGGCGCTCCAGGAGGACGAGTCCGGTCTCCTCCGTCCCATCGACAACAAGACCGTCGCCCACGCCCAGtaccgccgccgcctcctcttTCGATCCTCCGCCGCCTCCCGGATCCAGAAGGGCCTCATCCGGTACCTCTACGTCGTCATCGACCTCTCCCGG GCAGCTTCAGAGACAGATTTTCGCCCTAGTCGAATGGTTGTGATTGCAAAATGTGTTGAGGCATTCATTAGGGAGTTCTTTGATCAGAATCCATTGAGTCATATTGGTATTGTCACCATAAAGGATGGTGTTGCCCAGCGCCTAACTGATTTAGGTGGCAGCCCAGATTCACAGATTAAATCTTTACTTGGCAAGCTTGAATGTTCCGGTGATGCTTCTGTGCAGAATGCCCTAGAGCTTGTCCATGGATATCTGAGCCAGATCCCATCATATGGTCACCGGGAAGTCTTAATTTTGTACTCCGCTCTCAATACCTGTGATCCAGGAGATATAATGGAGACAATCCAGGAATGCAAGAAAGCTAAAATAAGGTGCTCTGTTATTGGCCTATCAGCAGATATTTACATATGTAAGCATCTTTGTGAGGAGACTGGGGGTTCATATACTGTGGCATTGCATGAG TCTCATTTTAAGGAATTGTTACTGGAGCATGCCCCACCGCCCCCTGCAATAGCAGAATATGCGGCTTCCAATTTGATAAAGATGGGTTTCCCTCAGAGAGGAGCAGAAGGTGTTATCTCTATTTGTTCTTGTCACAAGGAAGCAAAAATTGGTGGGGGCTACACCTGCCCACGATGCAAGGCACGTGTGTGTGAGCTACCAACTGAATGTCGGATTTGTGGATTGACGCTTGTTTCTTCTCCTCATCTAGCAAGGTCTTATCATCATCTTTTTCCAGTGACACCATTCAATGAGGTGTCTTCCATGATTCCAAGTAAATTGGGTCAGATGTTACCACAAACTTGTTATGGTTGCCAGCAGAGCCTTGTGAGCCATG GAAGCAAATCCAATCCCCATGTTTCCTGTCCGAAATGCAATCAACACTTCTGTCTTGACTGTGATATCTATATCCATGAGAGCCTGCACAATTGCCCTGGTTGTGAAAGCCAGCGTGGCTTGACTACATAA
- the LOC103702883 gene encoding protein MIS12 homolog, translating into MEGGESEAVFAAFNLNPQRFINEVLNAVDDMLDGAFDFFLQQATVITGGGTERTEELARGVSSLRHLTQAVLDKRMAIWEKYCLRHCFAVPEGFVLPKAKESSGDSLSIQKGLSDPELDAQLESLRENLAAAGKKSAELHEEMTLLEKQSTLSCSYDASVADALQLFEENPVHDMFQEIGKTALELHHKMVQVKMKRWEDMEQARVAKIHNSSREQPMLHDTGISARLEDIEEVLSILRSK; encoded by the exons ATGGAGGGAGGCGAGAGCGAGGCGGTGTTCGCGGCCTTCAATCTCAACCCCCAGCGTTTCATCAACGAAGTCCTCAATGCCGTCGATGACATGCTCGACGGCGCGTTCGATTTCTTTCTCCA GCAAGCGACTGTAATTACGGGTGGGGGCACCGAGAGGACCGAGGAATTAGCTCGG GGTGTTTCTTCCCTTCGTCACTTGACACAAGCAGTTCTGGACAAGAGAATGGCCATCTGGGAGAAGTACTGCCTTCGACATTGTTTTGCTGTTCCGGAGGGATTTGTTTTGCCCAAAGCT AAAGAATCTTCTGGAGATAGTTTATCGATTCAAAAAGGGTTGTCTGATCCGGAGCTTGATGCTCAATTAGAATCTTTGAGAGAGAATCTTGCAGCT GCTGGAAAGAAATCTGCAGAGTTGCACGAAGAGATGACCTTATTGGAGAAGCAGTCTACTCTTAGTTGTAGCTATGATGCATCTGTTGCTGATGCGCTGCAGCTGTTTGAGGAGAACCCTGTGCATGATATGTTTCAAG AGATAGGGAAAACAGCATTAGAATTGCATCATAAAATGGTCCAAGTGAAGATGAAGAGGTGGGAAGATATGGAACAAGCAAGGGTTGCAAAGATCCATAATTCCAGCAGAGAACAGCCCATGTTGCATGACACAG GGATTTCTGCAAGGCTTGAAGATATTGAAGAAGTTTTAAGTATTTTGAGGAGCAAGTGA